The sequence attttacttatgttttggttacaaaattgATACAAATGAAGTACTTTAAAACCGAAGAACTGATtatacttatgttttggttacaaagtaGGTACAAATCATGTACTTTTAAACCAAATAACCGATTAGGATCCGAACCTGAAAAAACATTAGGTTGTGCCATTCTTTGAAGATTTAACTCGAACTCGATAGAAACCAAAACCGGTCCAGAACCGAAGTTTCATATAACCTAAATGTTGCTGATTTTGATATACTCAAAAAAATCGAGACCCGATTGGAAAAAACCAAAATCCGATTGGGACCATGAATACCTATGCCAAGGTTGTGTTTTCTGAACGAccgaaatatgaaaattaaaagaaTTATGACCATTTTTCTTTCCCAATAACTATTCGACAGGAGGTGTGAAAATAAACCATTCCTGCAGTATCAAACCATTTTCAGCTTATAAATTGCTGTAAATCATACCAAGCTAAGagggaaagaaagaaaaattgatcTGTGGAAGAATATAAAATGAAGACAGAATTAAATACAACAAATTTGGTTAATACATATGCAGTATATTACTCCAATTCGACGTGTCGGCTAAAGAAAAGAAAGTAAGAAGCAGCTTCGGAGGATATAGTGAATCATCGAAAcaactgaaatataaaaattgatttgatCATATATATGGGAATCAAAAAGACGTGTAGATTAGCGAAAGATACGGCGATGTTTTTGCTTCTATGTTCTTTGCTTctcttaattaataaatattttgcgGTTATATAAGTCTGAGTCCATTAATTTCACCTTACCGCCAGCTAACAATCCCGATGAATTACTCATAAATACTGTAATACAACACTTCAGTTTACATCCGCCCATTTGTTATGTCACTCGAAAAGATAATGatgtatatgatatgagatcCACACATTTTCCCGACATCTAGATTTTTCTATgccaatttaaaataaattactaagATTATGATGTTGATCATGTGCAATTAACAGTGGTTAATTGTTAAAACGTCAAATTAATGGCTATTTGCAGTAGATAACTTACTGATAACATTTTTGTTCACACCAATTACCCCGGAGAACCGACCCAGTACAGACCCAAAATTTGAGGTAGGAACCAAAGCAGCGTTACCGAACTCGACTCGAATTAAGAATCTAATGAGTATCCAAAGTATgtgaataaaaacaaatatctaaaatattggTTATAATATACTCATAATTCCAgtacctaaaataaagaaaaaaacataaattaaatataataggtattttagtattttctgATAAAAATGGATAATTTggatacaaaatatcaaaactaaATTGTATCAGTGATTACTTTggaataaaagtaaatattttgaaCGCATGagtgtttttttattgttttgggtAGTATATACTCAAACTGAATtgtatcccttatatattaaaagatgaGCATTGTAGTTAATGCTTTCACACCAACTTGTACACGTGTCCATTGGAGAGACACTCTCCCAAATAAATTTCCTTATTCACCGTTTCTATAGGCGGATTTCGTAGAGAGTTTCCTTACTCTCCCAAAATAAAACCAACTACATGTATGTATAGCTTTTTCAAGAAATTTTGCTATGAGTTCTCACATAAAGCTAATGCTTTGGAGTTCTCTCTTCCTCCTTCTTACCCACCTTTTACTTCAAACCCACTGTTATAAAAGAAACCTTCGGAGTTCTACGTGGTGACCGATTCAGGAAACGACGACACAGAAACCCCCAAGCCCGGAACGTTAATACACGATGTGTAGCAAGACGAGCTGCTCTGGATCATCTTCCAGCGAGACATGACCATTCATCTCAAAGAAGAACTCATCATGAACTCTTTCAAGACCATCGATGGTTGTGGCGCGTCCGTGCACATCGCTAGGAGCCTTGCATGACGATCCAGTATGTGACCAACATTATAATCCACAGGATTCATAAACATGACTGCAAGCCAGGTGGGAACGCTAAGGTGCGAAGCTCCCTACGACAATACGGGTGGAGAACGATATTGGACGGTGACGGTGTGTCgatctttggagggaatcatgttTGGGTTGATCACTGTTCATTGTCTAACTGTGAAGACTGGCTTATTGATGCTATAATGGGCCCGGCGGCGATTACTCTGTCTAACAATTACATGACGCATGATGATAAGGTCATGGTGCTTGGTCATAGTGATACTTAGACTCGTGACAAGAATATGCAAACTATGAGCATGCTTGAACTATAAAGAGTATCATTACTCTGTCTAACGTTGTTCTTAAACATGACTTATTCTTCTCACATAACTTTCTTCTTCAATGTGATCAAACTATGAGCATGCTTGAACTATAAAGAGTATAGAAGAGTATAGAGAGTCCCAAGAAGAGATAGGAAAAGAGAAGATGATGACGTCCCAAGAAGAGATATGGAGTTCTCTGTTACTCAAGAGGACAAAACGGAGAGGCTGATGACGTCTTTTTCGTTTTCTCTTATAAGGGATTTGTGATACTATAATGTATTCAACGTACCATTAGTTTGTTACGTGAGAACGCCGAAGCATTACGATAACGTTACGTGAGAACTCCATAACTTCTGAAGGCAAACAGAATGGAGAAATTGTAACTTCTGATTTTGGgttaaccgaaccgaaccggtcGGTTCCGAGTTGGAAAGTCTATTGAAATTTGCGAAGATAACCAATTCGTTGGTTGCTGGCCAAGGCAAAAAATATATTGGAAATCAACGAAGATAACCAGGTATGGCAATATAATAAAATCGTATTGTGCTGGCCAAggcaaatatatataataatcaaTTCGATTTTAACGGGGATTTTAAGTTACAAGCCTTAGGGTTTTACTCTTATATAAGACACACGTCCGCAACCATTCTTACTCATCTCAATCACTTAAAACCTAAATACTCTACCCTCATTCTTCTATAATGGCTGCGATAAATGTTATGTCGGATTTGAAACCGTTCAAGACTATGTGGAAGATTACGGTCAAGATCATACGTTTGTGGAAGCAATATTCGGCGGCCGGTGGCCTAACCATTGAGATGGTGCTAATCGACTCTAACGTAAGCATCCTATACTGATCATGTTACTAATATTGTGTTGGATTAATGTGTCATTGTCTAAAAGTTgaatatttgatttgtttttttcaggTCTAGccataaatattgttttatgtaTTGTTGTTACATACTGATTAGCTTTAgccaaaaatattgttttcactTTGTCGTTTCGGTCAACTTTTATAAACAGAGGATCGAAGTATATCAAATGCGTATAATGTGTCTGCTCTAGCTATAATCCCTCAATGCATGAAGTTGCAGCCTTCGAAGCAGTGTATGGATGAACTTTTAATGCCTATAATAGTGATTTCCTCAGTTTTATGTGAAGTTAAAATTTGTGAACTGGTTCTTAATATCATGCAGGCTCAATTTGTATATgtattaattttattgtttatgtatataattagattttctgtatatgaaaaaaaaaatttaaaggacgaatcaattttatttttaattcattttatgtTAGCATATTAACTTTCGATTGTTATATTGACCAAAACAATTGTTTCTATGTTAATTAAtggtatgtttatatatttatcaatcacttttttatttttacatatacatatatatgtttatatatatatatatatgtatatatatatgtaatttaagTGAATATCTATACAGTTAAATGTTCACCGTAAGTGAGCTTTCTAAATCAATGGAATTTCGAAAAAACAGTATTTTAATGGTTCATTTGACTATTAACTAAATTGTAatgaaatgtatttttttaaatttttttcttctattttgtatctgtttagaaatttaaatatgaTATGAAAGCTTAACTTCAGTATTGTCTAAACTTCATATAACATGAAACCAAATAAGTAGATATAGTCTTCCGGTTATGACCATAAAATCAAAAACTTCAACCATATTAACGTCGCCAATCTATATCCTCCTCATTAACACCCGAAACAATCAAtccaaaacaaattaatatccAAATTAATCagatttaatgtttttttatctcGCAAATTACAAATTCAATCATTTCATcctgcgcaaggcgcgggttatcacctagtttATGGTTATTTAGATAAAAATAATCGATCTGAACTGTATCTGATGATGGATAAAGACTGGATCTCAAACAAGTTGCTCGTATTCACAATACCTAGTTGTGTCGAACCGGACCGGatccaaaaaaacaaatactcgAATAGGGTCTAATTTCAAAAAAACCTGAATCTTAAGAATGTTCATATCTAGTCTCAATCTATAAAATTGGGAGATGGACTCAAATGGATCTCAAGATCTTGAATAAAGAGGGAAACTTTCTGATCAATATACAAAGGGTTGAGACAATCACTCCAAAATAAGTGAATAACACACACGTTCAGTAATCCCAggaactatatttttaaaaaaaaaacccggGCCTATATACGTTAAGGCATGCAACAATCCCAGATTTGCTTTTTTAAGTTACGGACAATGTACATATAATATGTATAGCTAGAATTAAGAACTGTATGCATTCATGACTTCGAAGATTCAAACTGGCAAGATTACTGAATATAAATATTGGGGTTGATTTAATGCCAGcttcttttttaattagttaatcaaattcaataaactaaaacaaaaatctttaaaaatgcGTCATCAgttcaaatataatattagaCATAGACCACTTATATAAACCTTTACCATAACATAactacaaacacacaaaaacattGTCTCTCTTTGCTTACCAATAGACAACCTTAAAGCCACTTCTCATACACGAGAGAACACACACAAAACCCTAAAACACTCATCAACACCTTAAACTTATTAGTGTCTAATGGCACTCGTTAATAACCATCCCAACGAGGCAAAGTACGTGTCAAAACAAAACTCCTCATCCCAAGATCTCTCATCACCGGAGAACTACGGATTGGATCAGCCTGACGCAGCTTATGCCGGAGGAGGAGGACATTCAGCTTCGAGCAGTAGCACGATGAATTCTGATCAGCAGCAAAATCATCAAGGGATAGTATTTTACCCTTCTGGCGAATCCGTCGAGGATCACAACTCTTTGTTAGATTTCAACGGATCCTCATTTCTTAACTTCGACCACAACGATGATCGTCATGAGAGCTTTCCTCCTCCAACCGTAAGTTGCGGTGGTGTTAGCGGTGGCTTCTCTTTTTTGGAAGGCAACAACATGAGCTACAGCTTCACAAACTGGAATCAACATCATATGGATATTATTGGCCCTAGACACATCGAAACTCCGGGGACAAACCAAGTCCATAAAGACTGGTCATATTCTGATTCAACTGTTGTAACCACTGGTTCTAGACATAAGTCTGTCTCGCCTAAATCCACTGGAAATAAACGTTCTTATACGGTAAGTATAAAGGTCAAACACTTTGAATATTTCTGGTATGACAACATTCTAGGCCAAGAACCGACTAATACCCGtatattttgtgaatttttcTCTATGAATAGGGAGAGAGCAGTCAACCACCCTCAAAGAAACCCACTAGCGGCGCAAAAGGGAAAGCTAAGCCTAAGCCAACAACTTCACCGAAAGATCCACAAAGCCTAGCAGCCAaggtttttctttctttactgttacaattttttgtttttatctaaACCCGAATAATGTCATTTTATCAATTTCGTTAACTCATACCTtagtatatgttttttttttcttttagaatcGAAGAGAAAGAATAAGTGAACGTCTCAAGATATTGCAAGAACTTGTTCCCAATGGCACCAAGGTATACATACATCTACAGAAAACATTTATGtcacatttataaaaatatcaaattaagtGTTTTGATGATGAGATGTGTTATTTCTTGCAGGTTGATTTGGTAACGATGTTAGAGAAGGCCATTAGTTATGTAAAGTTTCTTCAAGTGCAAGTTAAGgtatattaattatgacaaacATCCCTCAAATTTTTCTTTCGCGAGATTGATTGAtcttatataaaacataattttgtttatttaagtaatatttttttgtaaactttatttaagtataataataTTGCTATAATCTAATGTTTGTTAGGTACTTGCGGCCGATGAGTTTTGGCCGGCACAAGGAGGGAAAGCTCCTGATATTTCTCAAGTTAAAGACGCCATTGATGCCATCCTCTCTTCGTCACAACGAGGCAGGAATTCGGATCCAGTCACCAATCAATGAAGAGTCTGAatgtaatttaattaattactcAACAGTAATTAAGTTGTAGTAATATCGGGAAGAACAATGATTCTCTCGATAACTTccacataaattttaaaatacgaTCCAAAGATTAAATAACGTTAAATATGTGAAAAATCGAGAAGTTCTTAATGCATCTATATTGAAGACAAGACAAGAGACATTCAAAGCACCGATGATCAGTGATGTTGGGTCCACACGAGGATGGAATCTTTATATAGTAGATATAAGtagtaaaatttaataatatacataaatatgtatcttttcttgtctgtttttattttctgtgTGTTTTTAGTCTACCGAATATAAATCTTGTAATGGAATTTTAAATTCCAAGAAATAAGTAATAAAATTCTGCACTTTTGGATTTTTCCTGGGCATTCACGTTCAGAGAATCTATCTGATTTACAACCTTTCGAGTATTTGAATCTCACCAAGAGTGCTTTTTGAGCAACATGCTAATCTATATTAAGTTCTCCAAATACGTATACTACTGTTATAAAATGCATTTACACATTCTCATCAGATTGAATTATTAAAACATGTGGTAAAATACAACACAGTTTCGATATATAGATGGATATGTTGCCTTATTAATTAACATATtcaacaaataatatatatataagaaaatcaccattaaatataaaattaagaaagcaacagaaaaatataaaataaaataattttttattatactaGAAAATAGTTGCATGATTGAAATTGTATTTACTATAAAAATAAACTGGTTTATTATAGTAGTGTAAACTAAACTTTACTCTGTGTGCAAGATAAAGACCTAGAAAGTGtatatatcttgattttttttgagaatgtatatcttgattttttcaaagaaaatatttGCCATCAATCTCTCCTTTAAGATATCGAAATAATATAGTACTCTCTCCATTTTTAAATAATGCATGTTCGatcactttttatttatttctaaaagatcaatgttctagattttttatgtatttttaataatgacTGTAAATTTCAAGAAATATTAATTgacaattttaaatttattgaatttctattggtttaaatttatgaaaattgttataatttcaaaaattaatgcATTGAAagttaaatattgtttttttaatatttgtgaaaagtttaatacatatattttcttagaaacAGAGGAAGTAATACTAGGAGAACAGTATTGTACTTGCATTATCAAATAAGACTTGTGAACATGCAATCGCGAGATACAAACGAACTATTATGttgttttctcaaaaaaaaaacctattatgttgtttgttttctgattttatgttgaaattttcattagtttttggttcaaacattaaaatatggtttaatttaaaagatataaaattatCCAAACCAGTTACTGACTTCGCGATCAAAGAAGGCTAAACATGATACATGACCTTCTTTGTggaagatatatttttaaaattaactaCTAACTAACAGACGACATACCTAAAGATCTCGATTTAGCAGCCAAAGTCAGCATGTGTCCTTTGGAAAATATTAGGGATACGTGCTCGATTAGATTATTaacattattttcatttgaACTGATATTTAAATGTAACTCCagcaattttaaattaaaaaactacATGATTAGCCACATGGATAGTCACACATTAAGCGCTGTACTTGTATTTATGTACTTCCCAGCTCCATCAAGTGAATACGACAAACGAAGTTATTGGAAGTCTAATCATTTTACTTATTGTTTATAATGGATTAAGCGTTAATTCAATGATTAGATAttgatcttcttctctttttgctAACGATGATTAGATTATAGCCTCTTGTTAATTTGTTATAATTTCGTTCTATTCCGTTTCTCAAGTATAAATCATTTtacctaatttttttatttgagaaaGAATTGTTTACCTAATTGATTTTTAACGGTTTGGTATTGTCTGTAAACATTGTTTATACTGAAACGGAAACGTACTTTTGACTTGATTTAGTTTACATTAGCGTTTCGCAAGGTGCACATAAGTAGAAGacatagttaaaaaaaaattgttataattgtTCAGAAAAATGTACTTTTGACTTGATTTGGACTGGTAAAATTATGGAGATGTATAATTGTTCAGAAAGAtgtatttaaatatcttttcatttatttttataatatcataatctattttatatcttttcatttattaatagttttcaGCGGACGTTTGTTCATTAATTTAAACAGAATGATTGTGTTAaaagttagaaaaatatataaaaggagAACTGCAAGACAGAACATTTTTTTAGCTTCAATTTGATCTTATGTCTAGTAAACAATGTTGTGGTGCTAGCAAGcctattacaaaaaaaaatgttctggTGCACCTAAGAAAAATGCACAAACGTAAATTGATTTATTAGCTAAGACTTTTATACagtaaaactctataaattaataatgttcggacttttatattttattaatttatataattattaatttacaaaatttttgttttgtagattttttttctattttcatttacaaaattagaaaaatatttgatatcaCCATATATacattactttaatttttttgactTTCATACTGTTTTTCTGTATtatttggtatatatttttatgtttcatagaATTTATATGTagttttacatataattttattaaatattatcaaatatattgAAATGGTAAGAAGAAATAGAAGTATTTTCATTATGAATATAAAACTAACAATATAATATTTAgtttgtacttatataaaatgtatatgtAGCTAGATtagtttttatgattttaatgagtatatatttacataggactttctaaaatttatcatcttattattttatccatttgtgtcatattttgaatcaGCTTCgagataaatgtttttattcatttaaagcgtttattaatttatagagattatatTGTATCTAGTAAATTTTCAAGGGGTTACACGTTTAAATTATGTTGTAAGAGTACATTCTTCTCAACATAGTTAATTCAACTTATTTTGGATTATATTCTACACAGACAAAGTCTCCTAAtcattaaaaacaatattttggtttaaaatttaaaagttctttattttatataaatagcagtaattttatttttaatcattttttaaaatactaatttGATCTATTTTATTTCTACTACtagtattataaattttaattatatttattctgTATTTTGGTAACTCTAATGATACAGTAAATTTTGAAAGATAGACAACtcaattgaaatttaaaatctaGACAATTATTAGTTGGTGCATTAACTTGTAAAATTTTCTGTATATATTCTATAAAAATGTTACCATACAGATGAATatgtttataataattttagtgATTTTGTCTGGCCGGTTGATGAAGCAAATGATTCCTGGTTTAATTTGCAAGGCTTATCAGTTATCACTATggaagactttagtttcttattttcctttttaaaggaaaattttagttattattgttACTTTGATTACTCTTATCTTTTGACCGCAAGGAGGGTGGATGTGTTGGTGCCTTGGAGTTGGTGTGATCTGATATTTTTGGTTTCTTTCATTTCCATATGCTTTAGTTGTTGATGTTTTTGCTGCTTGTTTGCTAAGTCCTATGTCTCCCTTTATTTGGGTTTAGTGTCTGGGATTATCATTGTGTTTCATTTATGATTTTTACCTTCTCTTTTAAAGTTTAATATAATTTCAGTGTTAAAAAGGCTATATGCTTCTACCCATACAATTTAAGGGTTACtttataatttacaaaattatgTCTTTTTTGTCAGAATTTACAACATTATGTTAAGTTTCCTAAttctaatttataattttttcttctatctatttttttatgGATAGACTCATGTATATTAATCggttttggtttaatttttattttttgaaatttaatgttttattatttcaaatattatcATTTCATTAAGTAATAGTCGATTTCTCTCATTTTAGTTTAAGGATTTgatttgtaaataaattatgttttcttGCTTTATATGTTTTCTATTAATCACCTTAGGTTCCTAATCTTAGAGTggaatctctataaattaatagttgctaaattaataaacattataaattaataaatttcttcGATCCTGAATGGACTGGTCCAAAATATGACACAAGTTGATAAAATAATAGGGTAATATTCTTTTTAAAGTCTATGTAGATATATGATCccattagaatcataaattaataatctttctataaatacaatttatataagtacaaattaaacattatattgttggttttattttcataatgaAATTATCTCTATTTTTTCGTAACAtgtcaatatatttttataatatttagtaaaattatatctaaactcacatttaaattctatgaaacataaaaatataaacgaaataatattataaaacaatatgaaaatcaaatttctgaaatttaattaatttatataccGTAAACCaactattttcttgttttataaataaaaattaaaaaaattgaaaaaatctaaaaatatttttttataaattaataattctaTTAGTTATTAAAATATCATAGTCCCAACATTAATAAAGTTCTTACTATATATGGTTAAGTGATATAACAATTATAATATGATCATCTCATTAGATTGTTACTCTCTGTTTTAAAAATACTCTCATTGGATTGTTACGACATTATATTTAGGTGCACTCATTTTTATTGGggattatattttattactcgatgtttttagatttaaaatatagtttatgattaattttttaaaaacttataataaaataataaaaatgtatatatctatatatatcgTCAAGTTTTTGATACTTTTGACATGTTTATACTGTACATATGTACTTATAAATGTATGGtgatattaatgaaaaatatttattggcTAGCCCTAAAGGCCTTAACATATTTATGTCAATTCAAGACTAATTTTACCAATAAATTAGTATTGAATGAAAGTGCTATTGAAAGCTATTTTACATATTACGTTAGTTAAAACCTAAAAGACTTTACTTTTGCAGATCACCATGTATAAAACCTGTGCaccaaatatattaatatttgttttcagttatgttaaataaaaatattaaatataacaatCCAGAATAACAACAAGctcgaaaataatatattactagGTTGCATGTGAATTCAGTTTAGTAAATGGTTTTCTCAGAGTGTAATTCACAGGCcaactaatattttttgttgtcgAAATGTAATATCAAGAAAAAAGTTGATTATATACAATGATTTGTGATGATATACTGCATGAATATAAAACAGAGATTAGATGGTAGAAATAAAATATGTTGAGTTTCAGATCTGGTTTTGGTTTGAACAAACATCTCTTGAGGAGTAACATCCACATTTATAACTACATCGTAGAAGTTTAGTGGTTTACAATAGAGAAAGAGTTGTTTTGTTGGTCTAGACCATGGATCGATTTCTTTTTAATGTGAAATTATTAGTTTTACATATTGCCACGTAGATATGaatttattgtttacggatCTATTTGAATACTCGAGAAATGATTCAACTGTGGGATGTATCTCCCTATCGAAGAATTAGGTTTGCACACTTATTTTGATTTGTAGTAAATTGTTTTGAAGTGTTAATATTTCAAAGCGTACGCATTTCGCGCGGTGTGTcataaacaaatttttattgaCAGAAAACAGATTTAGGCATCGTTATCATGAGAGTCACATATTATTCTACGGAAAAACTTAGTTTTTACAAGTTAAGcaaaacaaaattagtttttacaaagttttaaaaaacttagtttttaCTTAACTATTCTTTTCGTTTTATATTATTGCAATTATCACAACTAAAGTGACGGTCCATCATTATGCACACCCAAAAACTGCAAGactttattgttaatattttctttttgtcagaaaaaaaaagataatcagGGATATTTTAAAAAGGTGGCCCTTTTACTTTCTAGAGCTTGAAAatgtttgtgttaaaaaaaagaagaagctcgAGCATGTTTACTATATAGACCTTAACACTTATATCGATACAGAATTATAGGCTTATAATAGCAAAAATTATCAACTAATAATTTGATGAGAATCTAGTTACGTCATCAATTGGTTGATTTTCAGGATATACCTCTGAGGATTCTCCTAATATAACTAATggttaataattattttctttatattatgtctccataatttaaaatataaaatttcatatttaattttaaaatataaacgcCATGCCACTTCAGCGTACAGTCTTACTTCCTTTGTTTACTTGGTAATTATGCATATTTTTGGCAAAATAATAATGCGTAGCATAAGTAGTTTAGTGGATAATATCGTTAATAATACTCCCGTATTACGTTTAGCAGAATGTGATGTAATATGATAAGCTACGTTGTCATGACAGTTGTAGCCACGAATGATTTCGTCAGGCATTAACTGGATTGACTAGAGACAAGTGTTGCAGTCTAtccaaattaaataatttttaaaatgtaaaaataaagaATTTGTGAAAGGGACTTtggattatttttttatcatttgttggattatattaaaaaaaaacataaagttaCGCAAGCCagcaaaaaaatcattattttcagAGCCAATAGCCAATAAAAATTGTGATTCTTTCTGAGCCAAACAGTTAAAAGAACTACAAAAATAGAATGAgttgaaaactaaaatttaagcCATATGAAAGGCTAAAGAACCGAAGTTAGTGTTCTGATGACAGAACGTTCCGATTTTCAAACTTTGGACAGAAACAAAGAAGTTTATATGCTGTGGACTTGaaaaaaatttctatcaaaAAACCAAATCACAACTGTGGTGGAACCTCAAAGTTGCACAACCTTAAGAATTCGGGACTTCGGCTTTCCAACAGCATATAAAGCTTCTCCAATATCAATCTACCTTATATATGATGAATATGTATCTTTAACCTTTATCTAGGTTTTTGTTGTTTcttattaaactaaataaaatccTAATACTTTAAAAACAGTAATTAAGAACATATTCTAGTAAGTCATGCtctttttcaaacaaaaaaaaatcctagTAAGCCTAATCGATGGTAAATAcacaacaatattttattttgagtgTTTTATATTCAATGACACCGAATATGACCCAAGGTGTAGCATATTCTTTTACTTGTAATACAAACATTAATAAAAAACggaaaatataattacaaaatcaCCAATAACTAATTATTCACggagaaaattatataaatatataactgcACATGGTACAAGTTAGATCAGGGCTTTATATGTATTGTCACTATGTGTAAGGAGTTGAAAACAATACATCTCCAGGTCGTATCCTACATATCGAATCACAAACCATGTGTCATTAAGAGAATGGCAGGCTGGATTTGATATCATAAAGTATGTTTATTAAATGAACAAGTTTGATTTATAAAACAAGAGGATCCACGTGCGCGCCGATTTGATTA comes from Brassica rapa cultivar Chiifu-401-42 chromosome A02, CAAS_Brap_v3.01, whole genome shotgun sequence and encodes:
- the LOC103872074 gene encoding transcription factor bHLH83, with amino-acid sequence MALVNNHPNEAKYVSKQNSSSQDLSSPENYGLDQPDAAYAGGGGHSASSSSTMNSDQQQNHQGIVFYPSGESVEDHNSLLDFNGSSFLNFDHNDDRHESFPPPTVSCGGVSGGFSFLEGNNMSYSFTNWNQHHMDIIGPRHIETPGTNQVHKDWSYSDSTVVTTGSRHKSVSPKSTGNKRSYTGESSQPPSKKPTSGAKGKAKPKPTTSPKDPQSLAAKNRRERISERLKILQELVPNGTKVDLVTMLEKAISYVKFLQVQVKVLAADEFWPAQGGKAPDISQVKDAIDAILSSSQRGRNSDPVTNQ